In a genomic window of Amphiprion ocellaris isolate individual 3 ecotype Okinawa chromosome 13, ASM2253959v1, whole genome shotgun sequence:
- the rufy1 gene encoding RUN and FYVE domain-containing protein 1, whose translation MADEAGEVNTAVEGREEKQQQDELQVSGPAADGEPEGSDGQDRTETEALAAAESSWSAPILSLARKATETISSGMSYAAAPRKSSSASSPTEKEPESDLSSTSKKLPVLPPRDPMAIERSNLLSMMKLSIKVLIQSSLSLGRTMDSEYPPLQQFFVVLEQCLKHGLKAKKSFIGQNKSIWGPLELVEKLCPESVNIATSARDLPGIKTGLGRARAWLHLALMQKKVADYLKTLLDQKDLLSEFYDSGALMMEEEGAVMGGLLVGLNIIDANLCIKGEDLDSQVGVIDFSLYLKDPANSETQKDDAKMTAILDQKHYIEELNRHLSGTVTDLQAKMDSLEKTNSKLVEELTAATDRINSLQEEQEQLKRQNESILQSSQKKEEAALQDSQVELETYKQTRQGLDEMYNVVWKQYKEEKRIRQELERELELQVGLKQEMEVAMKLLEKDTHEKQDTLAALRLQLDQVKTLNLQMFHKAQDSERQAEKKQAEAVQLEQRMNEMEKAMMELEQRLQNSEQQRKQSDQSDKDMKVELEGKVDALQKQLTDLDTLRLGLENELRTEREQRQSLQKALQREQDNSVELRTQLQQLQGLHSELQDLKQEKQQLQQTCEQQEQALQEMGLHLSQSKLKMEDFKEVNKALKGHAWLKDDEATQCKQCQKEFSISRRKHHCRNCGDIYCNNCSSNELALPSYPRPVRVCDMCHSLLLQRSSSTAS comes from the exons ATGGCCGACGAGGCAGGGGAGGTAAACACAGCTGTCGAGGGTcgtgaagaaaaacagcagcaagatGAGCTCCAAGTTTCGGGACCCGCCGCTGACGGAGAGCCCGAAGGCAGCGACGGGCAGGACCGGACGGAGACGGAGGCTCTGGCGGCGGCAGAGAGCAGCTGGTCGGCTCCCATCCTGTCTCTGGCTCGAAAGGCCACGGAGACGATCAGCAGCGGGATGAGCTACGCTGCTgcccccagaaagagctccagtGCGAGCTCCCCGACCGAGAAAGAGCCTGAAAGTGACCTCAGTAGTACTTCAAAGAAGCTTCCAG TTCTGCCCCCCAGAGACCCCATGGCAATAGAGAGATCCAACCTCCTCAGCATGATGAAACTGAGCATCAAAGTGTTAATCCAGTCCTCCTTGAGTCTGGGCAGGACCATGGACTCAGAGTACCCTCCTCTGCAGCAGTTTTTTGTCGTCCTGGAGCAATGCCTCAAACATGGGCTGAAAG ccaaGAAATCTTTCATCGGTCAGAACAAGTCCATATGGGGACCACTGGAGCTGGTAGAGAAGTTGTGTCCAGAGTCTGTCAACATTGCCACAAGTGCCAGAGACCTGCCCGGCATTAA GACCGGTTTGGGAAGAGCAAGGGCTTGGCTTCATCTGGCGCTTATGCAGAAAAAAGTAGCGGACTATCTGAAAACCCTGCTGGACCAAAAGGACCTCCTTAG TGAGTTTTATGACTCTGGAGCAttgatgatggaggaggagggggcggTAATGGGGGGTCTGCTGGTGGGCCTGAACATAATTGATGCTAACCTTTGCATCAAAGGGGAGGATCTCGATTCTCAG GTGGGAGTCATTGACTTCTCTCTTTACCTGAAAGACCCTGCCAACAGTGAGACTCAAAAAGA TGATGCCAAGATGACAGCCATATTGGATCAGAAACACTACATTGAGGAGTTAAATCGCCATTTAAGCGGCACCGTCACCGACCTTCAGGCTAAGATGGACTCTCTGGAGAAGACCAACAGTAAACTCGTAGAGGAG CTGACAGCAGCGACAGACAGAATCAACTCTCTGCAGGAAGAACAGGAGCAGCTGAAACGGCAGAATGAGTCAATCTTACAGTCCAGCCAGAAAAAAGAAGAG GCAGCCCTTCAGGACAGCCAGGTAGAACTGGAGACGTACAAACAGACTCGACAAGGCCTGGATGAGATGTACAATGTGGTGTGGAAGCAGTACAAAGAGGAAAAGCGCATTCGCCAG GAGCTGGAGCGTGAATTGGAGCTGCAGGTGGGACTGAAGCAGGAGATGGAAGTCGCCATGAAGCTGCTGGAGAAGGACACGCATGAGAAACAGGACACACTGGCGGCACTACGGCTCCAGCTTGATCAGGTCAAGACTCTCAACctgcaaatgttccacaaaGCACAG GACTCAGAACGACAGGCGGAAAAAAAGCAGGCGGAGGCTGTGCAGCTGGAGCAGAGGATGAATGAAATGGAGAAAGCCATGATGGAGCTAGAACAGAG GCTACAGAACTCGGAGCAGCAGCGCAAACAGAGTGACCAGTCAGACAAAGACATGAAGGTGGAGCTGGAAGGAAAAGTTGACGCTTTGCAAAAACAACTAACAGACCTGGATACACTAAG GCTGGGTCTGGAAAATGAGCTGCGCACCGAGAGAGAACAGAGACAAAGTTTGCAAAAAGCCCTTCAGCGGGAACAAGACAACAGCGTTGAACTTCGCACGcaactgcagcagctccagggTCTGCACTCG GAGCTGCAGGATTTGAagcaggagaagcagcagctgcagcagacatgTGAACAGCAGGAACAGGCTCTACAGGAGATGGGACTGCATCTTAGCCA GTCTAAACTCAAGATGGAGGATTTCAAGGAGGTCAACAAGGCCCTGAAG GGCCACGCCTGGCTGAAAGATGATGAAGCGACTcaatgcaagcaatgccagAAGGAGTTCTCTATCTCACGCCGGAAG CACCACTGCAGAAACTGTGGAGACATCTACTGCAACAACTGCTCCAGTAACGAGCTGGCCTTACCCTCCTATCCCCGGCCTGTTCGAGTGTGTGACATGTGCCACTCCCTCCTGCTGCAGAGAAGCTCCTCCACAGCTTCCTGA